One Novosphingobium sp. EMRT-2 DNA segment encodes these proteins:
- a CDS encoding phosphorylase codes for MNWIVACGLKREADLIGRGGAFHIVAGGGDSARLEAELDDMAEMFPAVILSSGIAGALDPALKVGEVVLDGDSAAVEKLRAILPEAVVGAVAGRDVMTPTVAGKRALRAETGALAVDMESHVAARVAARHGLPFAAVRVISDSAEEALPPAAQIGMKPDGSVALGAVLASLARNPAQLPALIRTGRHAGLAFRALGRVHDALGRSGILGLDLGEFALDVA; via the coding sequence GTGAACTGGATCGTCGCCTGTGGCCTGAAGCGCGAAGCGGACCTGATCGGGCGCGGCGGGGCGTTTCACATCGTTGCCGGCGGCGGGGATAGTGCCCGCCTCGAAGCCGAGCTGGACGATATGGCGGAGATGTTCCCCGCCGTGATCCTCTCCAGCGGCATTGCCGGAGCGCTCGATCCAGCGCTGAAGGTTGGGGAGGTCGTGCTCGACGGCGATTCGGCGGCAGTCGAAAAGCTGCGCGCGATCCTGCCGGAAGCGGTCGTGGGCGCGGTGGCCGGGCGTGACGTCATGACGCCGACGGTGGCGGGCAAACGCGCCTTGCGGGCCGAAACCGGCGCACTGGCCGTCGATATGGAAAGCCATGTCGCCGCGCGCGTGGCGGCGCGGCATGGGCTGCCGTTCGCGGCGGTGCGGGTCATTTCCGATAGCGCCGAAGAAGCGCTGCCACCGGCGGCGCAGATCGGCATGAAGCCCGACGGAAGCGTGGCGCTGGGCGCGGTGCTGGCATCGCTGGCCCGGAACCCGGCGCAACTGCCCGCGCTGATCCGCACGGGCCGCCACGCCGGGCTGGCGTTCCGGGCGCTAGGCCGCGTTCACGACGCGCTTGGTCGCAGCGGGATTCTCGGCCTTGATCTTGGCGAGTTCGCGCTCGACGTGGCTTGA
- the hpnE gene encoding hydroxysqualene dehydroxylase HpnE yields the protein MSARKAIVAGAGLAGLSAAVRLAEAGLAVRIADSAAQAGGRCRSYHDPQLGLTIDNGNHLVLAGNTAVARFRATVGAREPLAGPAQADFAFADLGTGERWTIRINDGALPWWVLAKNRRVPGTGLSDYLALGRLLSGRAEQTVGDRVPVSGALWERLLEPVLLAVLNTDPAIGSARLTAGVVRESLARGGRASLPRIAEPTLAAAFIDPATAWLAARGAPVALGRRLRAVVTEADRVVALDWGSGPEPVAADETVVLAVPPWVARALLPEIDAPDAFHAIVNAHFAIAPPPGAPPMLGVLGATAQWLFAFPDRIAVTVSAADAIVDEDREALARRFWDEIQRAYGFAAPLPKWQIVKEKRATFSATPAQDAKRPPARTRWSNLFLAGDWTQTGLPATIEGALRSGETAARLAIAAAQR from the coding sequence ATGAGCGCGCGCAAGGCGATCGTCGCCGGGGCCGGGTTGGCGGGCCTGTCCGCGGCCGTGCGGCTGGCGGAAGCCGGCCTTGCCGTGCGCATCGCGGATTCGGCGGCGCAGGCGGGCGGACGCTGCCGGTCCTACCACGATCCGCAGCTGGGGCTGACGATTGACAACGGCAACCATCTTGTCCTTGCCGGCAACACGGCGGTCGCGCGGTTCCGGGCGACGGTCGGTGCGCGCGAGCCGCTGGCCGGGCCGGCGCAGGCGGACTTTGCCTTCGCGGACCTTGGCACGGGCGAGCGCTGGACGATCCGCATCAACGATGGTGCGTTGCCGTGGTGGGTGTTGGCGAAGAACCGGCGCGTGCCGGGGACGGGGCTGTCCGATTATCTCGCGCTTGGCCGCCTGCTTTCGGGCAGGGCGGAGCAGACGGTGGGCGATCGCGTGCCGGTCAGCGGTGCCTTGTGGGAACGCCTGCTCGAACCGGTGCTGCTGGCAGTGCTGAACACCGATCCCGCGATCGGATCGGCACGTTTGACCGCGGGTGTGGTGCGCGAATCGCTGGCACGCGGGGGCAGGGCCAGCCTGCCGCGCATCGCCGAACCCACGCTGGCGGCGGCGTTCATTGATCCCGCGACGGCGTGGCTTGCCGCGCGCGGCGCGCCGGTTGCGCTGGGGCGCCGGTTGCGGGCCGTCGTGACGGAAGCCGACCGTGTCGTCGCGCTCGACTGGGGCAGCGGGCCGGAGCCGGTTGCCGCAGACGAGACCGTGGTGCTGGCCGTGCCGCCATGGGTTGCGCGGGCACTGCTGCCGGAGATCGATGCGCCGGATGCCTTCCACGCCATCGTCAACGCGCATTTCGCCATCGCGCCGCCACCGGGCGCGCCGCCGATGCTGGGCGTGCTGGGGGCGACGGCGCAATGGCTGTTTGCCTTTCCCGACCGCATTGCGGTGACCGTTTCGGCCGCCGACGCGATCGTTGACGAGGATCGCGAGGCGCTGGCCCGGCGCTTCTGGGACGAGATCCAGCGCGCCTATGGCTTCGCCGCGCCCTTGCCGAAATGGCAGATCGTCAAGGAAAAGCGCGCGACCTTTTCCGCCACACCCGCGCAGGACGCCAAGCGACCCCCGGCGCGGACCCGCTGGAGCAACCTGTTCCTGGCCGGCGACTGGACGCAGACCGGCCTGCCCGCGACGATCGAGGGCGCGCTGCGTTCGGGCGAGACCGCCGCGCGGCTGGCGATTGCCGCCGCGCAACGTTAA
- the shc gene encoding squalene--hopene cyclase — MATLSTMTDPLAAVDAAVDRAASALSRAQRADGHWVFELEADCTIPAEYVLLRHYLGEPVAEELEAKIGRYLRRTQSAEHHGWGLFHKGAFDVSATVKAYYALKMIGDDPAAPHMVRAREAVHKAGGAEAVNVFTRIQLALFDAGPWSAVPTMPPELILLPRWFPIHLSKMSYWARTVVVPLLVLCAKKPVARNAKGIKVDELYTRRPIDRKTQAADPKWVWTKSFNALDKVLKVAEGHWPRTLHQRAIDTCAAWVTERLNGEDGLGAIYPAMANSVMMFDVLGYPEDHPARAIARQSVENLLVIHEDEAYCQPCVSPVWDTALAAHAMLEAGGADNVARAEAALDWLKPRQVLDVEGDWAEERPGVRPGGWAFQYNNAHYPDLDDTAVVVMAMDRAQVADRMPIDRGVEWTVGLQSRNGGWGAFDADNDYDYLNNLPFADHGALLDPPTADVSARCVSMLAQLGEGLDSPRMAAAIAYLRKEQEPEGSWFGRWGVNYIYGTWSVLCALNAAGLPADDPAVARAVGWLKAIQNPDGGWGEDCDSYALDRKGHVPAPSTASQTAWALLGLMAAGEADSEAVERGVDWLVANQEADGLWGQEYYTGGGFPRVFYLRYHGYPKYFPLWAVARYRNLKRSNTRQVAFGM, encoded by the coding sequence ATGGCAACGCTTTCGACAATGACCGATCCGCTTGCTGCCGTTGACGCGGCGGTGGACCGTGCCGCCTCGGCACTCTCCCGCGCGCAGCGCGCCGATGGTCACTGGGTGTTCGAGCTGGAAGCCGATTGCACGATTCCGGCCGAATACGTCCTGCTGCGGCACTATCTGGGCGAGCCGGTCGCGGAGGAGCTGGAAGCGAAGATCGGCCGTTACCTGCGGCGTACCCAGTCCGCCGAGCATCACGGCTGGGGCTTGTTCCACAAGGGCGCGTTCGATGTCAGCGCCACGGTGAAGGCCTATTACGCGCTCAAGATGATCGGCGACGATCCCGCTGCGCCGCACATGGTCCGGGCGCGCGAGGCTGTCCACAAAGCCGGCGGGGCGGAGGCGGTCAACGTCTTCACCCGCATCCAGCTTGCCCTGTTCGATGCCGGGCCGTGGTCGGCCGTACCTACCATGCCGCCCGAACTGATCCTGCTGCCGCGCTGGTTCCCGATCCATCTGTCCAAGATGTCGTACTGGGCGCGCACGGTGGTCGTGCCCCTGCTGGTGCTCTGCGCGAAAAAGCCGGTGGCGCGCAACGCCAAGGGCATCAAGGTAGACGAACTCTACACGCGCCGGCCGATCGACCGGAAGACGCAGGCGGCGGACCCCAAGTGGGTGTGGACCAAGAGCTTCAACGCGCTCGACAAGGTGTTGAAGGTGGCCGAGGGGCATTGGCCCAGAACGCTGCACCAGCGCGCGATCGATACATGCGCAGCGTGGGTGACCGAGCGGCTCAATGGCGAGGACGGGCTGGGCGCGATCTATCCCGCCATGGCCAACAGCGTGATGATGTTCGACGTGCTGGGCTATCCCGAGGATCACCCGGCGCGCGCCATCGCCCGCCAGTCGGTCGAGAACCTGCTCGTGATCCACGAGGACGAAGCCTATTGCCAGCCGTGCGTTTCCCCGGTGTGGGATACCGCGCTGGCCGCGCACGCGATGCTGGAAGCGGGCGGGGCGGACAACGTGGCACGCGCGGAAGCGGCGCTCGACTGGCTAAAGCCCCGGCAAGTGCTCGACGTGGAAGGCGACTGGGCGGAGGAACGCCCCGGCGTGCGGCCTGGCGGGTGGGCGTTCCAGTACAACAACGCGCACTATCCCGACCTCGACGATACGGCCGTGGTGGTGATGGCGATGGATCGCGCGCAGGTGGCGGACCGGATGCCGATCGATCGCGGCGTGGAGTGGACTGTGGGCCTGCAATCGAGGAACGGCGGCTGGGGCGCGTTCGACGCGGACAACGACTACGATTACCTCAATAACCTGCCGTTCGCGGACCATGGCGCCCTGCTCGATCCGCCCACGGCCGACGTTTCGGCGCGCTGCGTCTCGATGCTGGCGCAACTGGGCGAGGGGCTGGACAGCCCGCGCATGGCCGCCGCGATCGCCTATCTGCGCAAGGAGCAGGAGCCGGAGGGCAGCTGGTTCGGCCGCTGGGGCGTGAACTATATCTACGGCACATGGTCGGTGCTGTGCGCGCTCAACGCGGCGGGGCTGCCGGCGGACGACCCGGCGGTGGCGCGGGCGGTCGGCTGGCTCAAGGCGATCCAGAACCCGGACGGCGGCTGGGGCGAGGATTGCGACAGCTACGCGCTCGATCGCAAGGGCCATGTTCCCGCGCCGTCCACCGCGTCGCAGACCGCCTGGGCGCTGCTGGGCCTGATGGCCGCGGGCGAAGCCGATTCCGAGGCCGTCGAACGCGGCGTGGACTGGCTGGTCGCAAACCAGGAGGCTGATGGCCTCTGGGGCCAGGAATACTACACCGGCGGCGGTTTCCCGCGCGTGTTCTACCTGCGCTATCACGGATACCCGAAGTATTTCCCGCTCTGGGCCGTGGCGCGCTATCGCAACCTCAAGCGGTCGAACACGCGGCAGGTGGCGTTCGGCATGTGA
- the hpnH gene encoding adenosyl-hopene transferase HpnH, which yields MSLPLSQVARIGAYTLRQHIKGGKYPLVLMLEPLFRCNLACPGCGKIDYPDAILNQRLSFEQCMEAIEECGAPAVSIAGGEPLLHRDMPRIVEGYIARKKFVILCTNALLLKKKIDDYKPSPFFTWSIHLDGDKQMHDHAVDLPGTYEVALEAIELAKSKGFRVQVNCTVFDGANPDRLAAFFDEMKSRDVEITVSPGYAYERAADQQHFLNRERTKQFFRDVFSRGNKGKNWAFTNSPLFLDFLAGNQTYECTPWSMPLRTVFGWQKPCYLLGEGYVDSFRELMEGTDWEKYGVGKYEKCSNCMTHCGFEGTAATDAIRHPLKMLQIARKGVKTDGPMAPEVDLSKARPADDVYSSHVERELAKIKAENPAATKRVVNAA from the coding sequence AGGGTGGCAAGTACCCCCTCGTCCTCATGCTGGAACCGCTGTTCCGCTGCAACCTCGCCTGCCCGGGCTGTGGCAAGATCGACTACCCTGACGCCATCCTCAACCAGCGGCTCAGCTTCGAGCAGTGCATGGAAGCGATCGAGGAATGCGGCGCGCCGGCGGTATCCATCGCTGGGGGCGAACCCCTGCTGCATCGCGACATGCCGCGCATCGTCGAAGGCTATATCGCGCGCAAGAAGTTCGTGATTCTGTGCACCAACGCGCTGCTGCTCAAGAAGAAGATCGACGACTACAAGCCGTCGCCCTTCTTCACCTGGTCGATTCACCTCGATGGCGACAAGCAGATGCACGACCACGCGGTCGATCTGCCCGGCACCTACGAGGTCGCGCTGGAAGCGATCGAACTGGCAAAGTCCAAGGGCTTCCGCGTGCAGGTGAACTGCACCGTGTTCGACGGCGCCAATCCCGATCGCCTGGCCGCCTTCTTCGACGAGATGAAGAGCCGCGACGTGGAGATCACGGTTTCGCCCGGCTACGCCTACGAACGCGCGGCCGACCAGCAGCACTTCCTCAACCGCGAACGCACCAAGCAGTTCTTCCGCGACGTGTTCAGCCGGGGCAACAAGGGCAAGAACTGGGCCTTCACCAATTCGCCCTTGTTCCTCGATTTCCTGGCCGGCAACCAGACTTACGAATGCACGCCGTGGTCGATGCCGCTGCGGACCGTGTTCGGCTGGCAAAAGCCCTGCTACCTGCTGGGCGAAGGCTATGTCGACAGCTTCCGCGAACTGATGGAAGGCACCGACTGGGAAAAGTACGGCGTCGGCAAGTACGAGAAGTGCTCGAACTGCATGACGCATTGCGGCTTCGAAGGCACCGCCGCCACCGACGCGATCCGCCATCCGCTGAAGATGCTGCAGATCGCGCGCAAGGGCGTGAAGACCGATGGGCCGATGGCTCCTGAAGTCGATCTGTCGAAAGCGCGCCCCGCCGACGACGTCTATTCAAGCCACGTCGAGCGCGAACTCGCCAAGATCAAGGCCGAGAATCCCGCTGCGACCAAGCGCGTCGTGAACGCGGCCTAG